The nucleotide sequence TTTGGGTCTTTGGAATCATTCTCGGCTTGGGGGCCACAGCCGGCAACCTAATCGGCAAGAAATTGCTTAGCTTCATGACTGATGAAACCTTCCGAAAATATGTCCTCGGCGTTATGGTGATCAGCGGAGTGTATATGATATTATCGAAAGTTGGGGTTTTATAGAAATGAAGACTATAGTCTGAAAGCTCAATAATAAACTCATGCTAAAACTGAAAATACCACCCGTCATTATTTTCCTGATTTGCATTGGCTTGATGTGGACAATCCATCATTTTATCCCTAACCAAAGCGTTCTATTTGAAGCAGGAAAATTCATCGCTATTGGGTTGATGACCTTAGGTGGGTTGATCGGTGTACTTGGAGTGATAGAGTTTGCCCGAGAATCCACTACGGTAAATCCACATAAACCTGAGAACACCAAAAAATTTGTTCAGTCAGGAGTCTATAAATTCTCCCGAAACCCAATGTATTTGGGGCTGCTGATTGTTTTGTTGAGCCCGGTGTTTTATTGGGGAAATGCATTTATCCTGATAATTCTTCCACTTTTTGTTTGGTACATGAATGAATTTCAGATCAAACCAGAAGAAGAGGCCATGAAGCAGAAGTTCGGGGATAAATTTTTGGAGTATAAAAAGGAAGTCCGTCGATGGATTTGATGGCTGCATTTATCAGCAAACTTCACAACAGTTTTCGGAGGCTTTATTTGATTCGGAGTATGTTTTATCGATTCCGAAGAAAGCCAAAAGCGATAATTTTTCATCTGAGAAGTTTCTCTGAACACGAATGGCATTCGCAATTGCTATTAAAGCAACGCCCACGTCCGCAAAAATAGCTTCCCACATGGTTGCAATGCCAACGGCGGCAAGAGCCATCACCAAGATCTTAATTCCCAAGGCAAAGCCAATATTCTGCCAAACCACTTTGTGTGTAAATTTTGCAATACGGATAGCCTGCGGAATTTTTGACGGCTGGTCAGTCTGGATGACCACATCCGCTGTTTCGATAGCAGCATCCGAGCCCATGCCGCCCATGGCAATACCCACATCGGCCAGAG is from Gracilimonas sp. and encodes:
- a CDS encoding isoprenylcysteine carboxylmethyltransferase family protein; translated protein: MLKLKIPPVIIFLICIGLMWTIHHFIPNQSVLFEAGKFIAIGLMTLGGLIGVLGVIEFARESTTVNPHKPENTKKFVQSGVYKFSRNPMYLGLLIVLLSPVFYWGNAFILIILPLFVWYMNEFQIKPEEEAMKQKFGDKFLEYKKEVRRWI